The genome window TGGGGACATGCCGACTACGGGCAAGGTGTCACTGCCGTACGGAGGGGCAGGGACGCCGTCTGGTCAGCGCATGGAGCAACGTAACGGGCGGGCGATGGTCATCCCCCGTACGCTGCTCCTAGGTGTGCCGGGAAGTCTGGTCGGCGGACACATCCGTCTGCCCGGAGGCTCTGATGCCCCTCTTCCGCCACCGCCGCCGCCCCGCTTCGGTCCCACCATCGGGCCTTGAGGTGGTCCGACTGCGCGGCGACCTCGACGCCCGCAGTGCTGCGCGGACGGGCCGGCGCCTCCTGCGGGTGATCGAAACAGGACCGGATGTCCTGGAGGTGGACCTCACCGAGTTGCACCACCTCAGCCCGGCCGGCTGCGCGGCGTTCTTTGCCGCCGTCCGAGCCGCGCGGGCACGCGGCACACGGCTGATCATCACGCATCCCAGCGACCAGGCGCGGACAGCCATGCGGCAGATCGGCCTGACCTACGTCCTGACGCACTGGGAAACGGGAACCCGCTGAAGCGTGTCCCGTGCAGCGCACCATGCCGGATCGCGGCAAGGTCGGACGGCCGTCAGTGCGCGGAAAGAGCCTGTCAGCACGACGTAAGGAACGTGTAGGGTTCCCCGCGGTGTGCCGGGAAGTCTGGTCGGCGGTTGTGGGAGAACTCTCTTCGCCGATCGGGGGTCGTGGTCATGCTGCTCGTCGTGGTCTTCGGGGTGGCCCTGCTCATCGCGGTGCTGCTGTCAGGTCTCGCGGCCCGGACCGTGCTGTCGACCTCGCTTCTCTTCCTGGTCGGCGGCGCGCTCGTCAGCGACGGTTTCCTGGGCTGGATCCACATCACTCCGGACAGCGAGATCGTGTCCGTGACGGCCGATCTGGCGCTGTTCGCGGTGCTGTTCACCGACGGCATGCACGTCTCCTTCCCCAAGCTGCGCGAGAACTGGCGCAACCCGGCCCGCGCTCTCGGCCTCGGCATGCCCCTGGCGTTCGTCGGCATGGCGCTGATCACGCACTACCTGGTGGGCCTGGACTGGACGACGTCCTTCCTCGTCGGTGCCGTGCTGGCGCCCACGGACCCGGTGTTCGCCTCCGCGATCGTCGGCCGCAAGGAAGTCCCCTCCAAGCTGCGGCAGTTGCTGAACGTCGAGAGCGGCATCAACGACGGCCTCGCCCTGCCCGTCGTGCTCATCCTGATCGCCGCGGCCGGACCGACCTCCGGGCAGGCTGAAGCGTCCTTGGGGACGATCGCGCTGGAGCTTGTCCTGGGACTGGTCTTCGGTGTCGTCCTGCCGTTCGTGGTGATCGAGCTCGTACGCTTCCGGCTGCTGGGCGCCGAGCCGAAGCTTCAGCCGCTGCTCCCGCTGGCGATCGGCGTGATCCTGTACGCGCTCTGCCACCTCACGCACGCCAACCCCTATCTCGCCGCGTTCGCCGCGGGTGCCGTGCTCACCGCCCGGTCGCTGGAGGCGAAGGAGGCGTTCGAGCCGCTCGGGGAGGCGCTGGCGGAGCTGGCCAAGTTCGCGGCCCTGCTGGTGTTCGGCGCACTGCTGACGCCGTCGCTCTTCGGTGACCTGTCCTTCGGCGGGTACGTCGCCGTGGTCCTCGCCATCGTGCTGATCCGGCCGGCCTCCCTGCTGCTCTCCCTGCTCGGTACCCGTTTCACCCGCCAGGAGAAGCTGGTCGCGGCCTGGTTCGGGCCGAAGGGCTTCGCGTCCGTGGTGTACGGGCTGCTCGTACTGCAGGCCGGTATCCCGCAGGGCGAGGAGGCGTTCACCCTCATCGCCCTGTGCATCGCCTTCTCGATCGTCGCGCACAGCTCCACCGACGTGCCGATCGCCCGTCTCTTCCACGTTGACGACCTCGCCGGAATCCCGGCCGGACGCAAGGACGCCGACACGCCGTCCAAGGAGACCACCGCAGATGCGCGCGCGTGAACGCGGTCGTGTCGGCCACTCGTGGAGCCGCCGTACCGGGAGTTGGGGCGCGGACCGGCGCTGAAGGAGCCGGGAGACCCGGCACGGAGGCGTCACGGGTGTGACGCCGGAGCCTGACCAGACCTGCTCACCCGGCGGAGACAGCAGGAGGTCCACTCTCGATGACCGGATTCTGGAACGCCGACGCCCCTGACGGTCAGCCGGTACGACTGACCTACGTCTCCACCGCTGCTCCGGGTGGTACGGCCGAGTTCATCCTGCGCGATCCGTGCGGCCGTGTCATCGGCCGACTTCGTTTCCGTGCCTGCCATGAGTGCCGTACTGGGCGCATCCTGGACCTCTGGGTCTGCGATATGTGGCAACGGCAGGGACTGGGGCGCGGACTCGTGCGTTCCCTGTTCGCCCACCGTCGCGGCTACCGGTGGAACACCACCCTGCAGAGCCGCCCGGGGCGGGCCTTCTTCGCGGCGATGACACGGGAAACCACACTGAGCCTGCCCCACGGCGGCCCGCTCTGTCCCCACCTCATGGGATGGCTCCGGCGTACCTGGCGCCGCCTGCTGCACGCCTACTGAAAGGGCGTCTCAGCGCAGCCGGGGGCACGTCATCACGTCTCGTGGCCGAGACGTCGGCCAATTCCTGACAGCAACCGGCAGGCGGACCGTAGTGAACACTGCCGGAACCTGGCAGTGCAACCGGTATGGCTGTGCGTGCACCATGAAGGATGGGGAGATGGGCTGGGCAGCGGGCCCTTCTTGCCCCAGCAGGCTGGAAGCAAGTTGCCGGTGCTCACGAAGGGGTGTCGGCCGATGGCGACGGCGCGGTGTGCCAGGGTGTGGTGGTGGCGGTGGCGGCATAATCCGCTGCTGCGGCGCAGCGACGTCATCGAAGCCTGGGTCATCCTCGCTGGATGGGTGCTGGCCCTGGTGGGCGGTCTGTTCGTGGGGCTGGCGGCGGCAGACGCGGTCGAGCGGTCCGCGGACCGGCAGCGGGTGGAGCGCCGCACGGTGTCGGCTGTACTCGTCGAGGACGCCAAGGGCAAGGTGCCCGCCAGGGCAGCGGGCGATCCGCGGGTGTGGGCGACGGTCCGCTGGACCGCGCCGGACGGTTCGACACGCACCGGCGAGGCCCGGGTGTCGGCCACGAGCCCCGTCGGCAACCGGGTCACGATCTGGATCGACAAGGACGGTCACCTCACTGCGGAGCCCCTGACCGAAGGGCAGGCACGATCCCATGCGGCTGCCGCAGGGTTGCTGGTCGCGGCAGGTGCGGGCGGCATCGCCCTGGCCGCGGTCTCCGTTATACGCATGTACCTGAGCCAGCGGCGTTTGGAGCAGTGGGCCGTGGAGTGGGAGCGGATCGACACGCGGTGGGGGAGGAAGGCCGGCTGACCGGGCCAGTTGATCAGCGAGACCCAGGGGCGACGAAGGCCGACTCCCATCCGGTCGGAAAGGATCAAGGGCCAGGGCCCCATCACGGCCGACCGCTGATGCCCTGTGCCTGATCGACAGTCTGTGCTCGCATTGCTCGCCGGTAGAACCGCTCGCCCAGCTGCGATCCGGCCACGAGCCCTCCAGCGAACATCAGCAGCCCACCCTGCACCACGGAAGCGAAAAAACTGGCGTCCTCGGTGTCCAGATCGCTCCACCGCAGGAGCGGGCCGGTCAGCCCGCCGAGCCAGATCACCAGCAGGGCGACGCCCCGGACGCGGATGGCCCACGGGGTCGTACGGCTGCGGGTGCGTTTCGGCGCCCACCCTCGCAGCGAGGCGATGGCCACGGGCAGCGCGAAGGCCGACCAGCCGACCAGCCAGAACCACAGCAACACCCCTCGTACCTCCTCGCGTACGAGCCCGGGCGGTTCCAGGACCGCCCGGGCTCGCTTCTCCGGTCGATGCCGGCGTCAGCCGGTGATCTCGACCTTCCCGTTGGCCCCGGCGGGTGCTGTCGTCGCGGGCTGCGCGCCGCCGACCCGGCCGGTGATGCCCTTCAGCAGCTCGGCGAGGTCGACTCCGGTGGTGGAACCGAGCAGTTCCAGGCCCTGTGCGACGTTGTCGGCGACCGTGCGCGAGAGCTGACTGGCGCCGTCGGTGGAGATGACCGTCATCTTGTCGATCGCGCTGAGCGGCTCGGACGCCTTGGCGACGACCTGCGGCAGCACCTCCACCAGCATCTGCAGGACAGCTGCGTCGCCGTACTGGGCGAAGGCGTCGGCCTTCTTCTGCATGGCGTCAGCCTCGGCGGCGCCCTTGGCGCCGATGGCGGCGGCCTCCGCCTCACCCTCGAGGCGGACGGCGTCGGCGAGCGCGGCGCGCTGCGCCTTCTCACCCTCACCGGTCAGCCTCGCCCGCTCGGCGGTTGCCTCGGCCTCCTTGACCAGCGCGATACGGCGGGCCTCGGCCTCCTGCTCGGCCTGGTAGCGGGCGGCGTCGGCGGGCTTGCGGACCTTGGTGTCCAGCTCCCGGTCGGTCAGCGCGGCCTGGCGTTCGGCGACCTTCTCCTGCTCGCTGAGCACTTCCTGCTGCCGGGCTGCCTCGGCGAGCGGTCCGGCCGCGGCGGCGCGGGCTGCGGCCTCGTCGGTCTCGGCCTTGATCTCGGCCTGCTTCAGCGCGAAGGTCCGCTGGGCGATGGCGATTTCCTCCTCGGCCTTCAGCCGGGCCTGCTCGGCGGCGCGCCGGGCGACGGCCTCGGCGATGTCGGCCTCCTGCTTGGCGCGGGCGGCCTCGGGGCGGCCGAGGTCCTCCAGGTAGGAGCCCTCGGTGGTGATGTCCTGGATCTGGAAGGCGTCCAGCACCAGGCCCTGCCCGGAGAGGCTGGCCTCGGCCTCCTCGGCGACCTGACTGGCGAAGGCGGCCCGGTCACGAATGATGTCCTCCACGGACATCCGGCCGACGATCGCGCGCAGTGCGCCGGAGAGAACTTCCTGGGTGAAGCCGACGATGCCGTCCTGCTGCATCAGGAACCGCTGGGCCGCAGCGCGGATCGAGTCCTCGGTGCCGCCGACCTTGACGATGGCGACGCCTTCGAGGTTCGCCTTGACACCGCGCAAGGTGACCGCGCCGCGTACCGCGATGGGGATGTGCCGCGAGGACAGGTCCAGGGTGAACTTCTGCTGCACGAACGGCACGACGAACACCCCGCCGCCGACCACGACCTTCTGCCCGCTGTTGTCGGTGAACACCCGCCCGGTCTCCGGGTCGGTGGCCTGCTTGCCGCGCCGGCCGGTGACGATGAACGCCTCACTCGGACCCGCCACCTTGTAGCGGGTGACCACGACGAGGCCGAGCAGGACAAGGAGTACGACGACTCCTATCACGGCGAAGACGACTGGACTCATGATGTCTTTCCCCTCAGCCCTCCCAGGGGACGGCAGATCGATACGGTTCAAGTGGATGAAAGGGCGGGGCCGGTGCAACGGCGCCCGATGTGAAGAACGGGGCCGCGGGTCAGCGTTCCACCGGGCGTACGGAGACCGCTGTCTGCGACAGCGCCTCCTCCACCCAGATCTCGGCGCCTCGCGGCACCGGGCTCGGACTCTTCGCCGCGAGCTTGACCGGTTGTCCGGCCAGGTGGACCAGCACCTCGCCGTAGCCGCCGACCGGAATGGCCGTCACCACGGAACCCGCGGCGCCGATCAGATCGTCGCCGCGCGGGGCAGCGCTTGACCGGTCGTTCAACAGGGCCCGGCTGAGGTGGTAGGCGAGCCAGCCCGTGGCAGCTCCTGCGGGCACGCCGACCGCGGTGGCGCCCACCGCGCCGAGCCCGGTGGTGCCCAGGACGATCGCTCCGGAGAAGCCGAGCATGGACACGAACCCGGCGATGACCGGAAGCGACAGCCACCCGTCGAAAAGGCCGTCGAGCGCGTCGACGCCGCCGAAGAGGCCCTCAAGGACACCGTCGAAGACGAGGGACAGAGCGAGGAGTACGACTCCTGCGATGCCGAGACCCAGAAACCAGGTCATCCGCGTTCACCGCCCCTCTCCCACAGTCACCCCGCTGGTGACCGCCATACTCACACGTAGATCCCGCCGAAAACACTGCCTGGTTCCGGCAATCTTTACGCTCTCTTGATGGCGTCCTCCCCGCAGCCTGGCCGGAGTGCGGTGGGAACCTGGCCGACGGCAGTTCCGAAGGACAGCCGTGTCCAGACCAGTTGCTCGCGTACTACCGCCCCTGTTCAGCCGAGCAGCCGAGAGCCGCGCCGATCGGGTCGGGAAGCGCCACGGAGCCAGGTCTACGGCATGGCGGGGTCGGCCGGCCTGGGATGGCGGCCGAGGAGTTCGGCGAGTCCCTGCCGGGTCGTCGCCAGCACGACCCGGTCCTCGGGGCGCAGGACGTATCCGGGGTGCAGTTCCCAGAGCAGCCCGGGGGGCCGGTCGTCGCCATCGGCCGGATGGGCCGCGGCGAGATCGGGGCGCCGGTCGGCTGGCGCGGCGGCGTCCAGGGCCAGAACGCGCCAGGACCCGGGGCGGAAGGCTTCGGCGACCGTGCGGCCCTCCAGTTGCGGGTGACCTGCGACGACGAGGGCCGCGACGAGGAGGACCTTGCGTTCGACGGGGATCGCACCGAGGATCTGGCGGCCCATCATCGCGCCGGCGAACGCGGGGGCCGCAAGGCTGGAGACGCTGCGGCTGCGGGTGAGGGCCTGCGGGTGGGCGGCTCGCAGGGTGCGGTAGACGGCGGTGGCGAAGTCGTCGTCGTACAGCCGCAGCGCGACACGCAGGTCGGGCTTGACGGAGCGTGCGTACAGGGCGGCTTCGAGGTTGGTGGTGTCGGAGCTGGTCAGGGCGAGCAGGGCGTGCGCGCGGTGGATCTTGGCGGACTCCAGGACGCCCTCCTCGGTGACGTCCCCGATGACGGTGGGGATGCGCAGACGACGGGCCAGAGGGATGCCTCGCGCCCCGGGGTCCGACTCCACACAGACCACGGGGATGTCGAGCTCCTTCAGCCGGGCCAGCACGCGGGTCCCGATCTTGCCGAGGCCGAGGAGGACGACATGCCCGGACAGGCCGCGCGGAGGACGGCGCAGGGCGGAAGCGCTGCGGAATGTGCCCAGGCCCTCCAGCACGGCCGCCGTCATCACCGGCAGCAGCAGCAACCCGGCCAGCCCGGAGAGGAGTTGCATGATCTGACGGCTCAGCGGCTCGCCGAGCGCCGGGTCGTCGATGGCGAACAGGTCGAGCAGAGTGAGGTACGTGGCGTGCACCAGGCTGTCGTCGGTGGTCAGCCAGGAGGCGACGGCGAGGCCGAAGACGCGCGAGCAGGCCGAACAACGACCAGCGCAGCCGACGCGAGAACAATTGCCCGAGCGAGCCTCGGTTGGCCAGCCGCCCACTGGGCAGGAGCGGCCCGCTGTACGAGACGGCCTCCAGTACCACCGTGCCGTGTCCGGTCGCAGCGGTCACCGCCTCCTCGCTGGGCAGGAGTCGGGGCGCCTCCGCCCCGCTGCGGTCCGAACCCTCGGCCCCGCAGGATCGTTCGCCGTCGCCGACAGCAGTGCCAGCGTGCACAGGCCAGGGTCGAAAGCTTCACCGCGACGCGGCGGGGTGCGTTCGACCGCTCGCAGCAGCAGCCCATCCGCCTGAACCACCTTGCTGGTGCCCGCGACGGCCGTGGCGGCCAGCGCCGGAGCGGCGGTGTCCGCGTCGGACAGGACGGTCGTGGAGGTGTCCAGAGCCACCGGGTCCAGCCCCGGTGAGGCGACTACGGCGGCTTGGTCCAGCAACTCCTCCAACTGCTGGCCGAGCTTGCGGTTGTACAGCCGGATCACCAGCCGCACCTGCGGGTTGAGGCGCCGGGCGATCAACGCGGCGCGGATGTTCACCTCGTCGTCCTCATGCACCAGGGCGACCGCCGTGGCCCGAGCCACACCGGCCGCGGCCAACACCTCGTCGGTGAGCTCCGACGCCTCCAGCACATGCCCGTTGTCGGCGGCGTCCGGTGCGCTGCCCGCGGCCCTCGTCATCACCGAGGACACCCGTCCGAAGAGTGCCGTCGCCCGGTCCCGGCCGGTGGGCGACGTGCCCGGCGTGACACCGCCCTGGGCGGGAGCGACGAGCGTGACCTGCTCGCGGTAGACGTCGCGCAGTTCGTCGGACAGCCGGTGAGCCAGCCCGTCATCACCACAGACGATCATGTGCCCGCTGCGGGGAGGCATCTGGCGCGGGAGGGAAGACATGGAAGATCACTTTGCCGCAGTTCGGCAGCTGCTTCCATGCCTACGGAACAGATGCCGCAGGTGGGGGCTGCGAGGCGGAGAGTGGATCGCCAGTTCCGCATGACGGCTCTGCCTCCGCGCAGCGGGTGGTGCGGCGGACCGCTGTCTCGGCCCGAACGGCTGCGCGGCTTCGCACACCGACGCCTGCGGCGCATCAGCCCGAGCCGCCGTTGAGCCCCGGTAACGGCAACCCCTACCGAAAAGCCGACCGCAAAGACGCGGCAGCTCAGACACCGAAACCGGTTTCCGCATCGACGACGGTGTCATGTACCCGAAGGACCTGATCAGCCCCCGTCATCTGAAGGACCCGCTGCAGGGAATCGGGGACACTCGCCAGTACGAGCACGGCGCCGCTCGCCGCCGCCTGCCGCCACGCTCCAAGCAGCACACTCAGTCCGGCCGAGTCGCAGAACGAGACGTCCGACAGGTCCAGGACGATGAAGCGATCGCCCCGCCCCAACAGCTCCCTGAACTGTGCGCGGAACACCAAGTCGGTCCCATAGTCCATGTCGCCGCTGACCCTCGCTACCAGGCAGCGACCCGAGGTGGTCATCTCGACCGAAGGGTCAGTCACAAGCGCTCTCCTAGCCGTTTTGGTAGGGAGAAGACGGCGGAATCGTGAGGGGAGCCCATACTTCGCGGCTGAGGTAAACAGCGACTTCCGCGGGCATCGCCGCAGGATGTGTCACGGACCGCCTCGATTCCACCGGCCGGTCAGCAGCGCGATCCCAGCCGCCGCCAGGCTCAGGATGCCGAACAGCAGAACCGGAAGTCCGGGCCCCGGCAGCACCCACATCACCGCACCGCAGAGAGTGAGCAACGCGCCGACGACCGTGAGCACACCTACGAGGGCGCGCCCCGTGAAGGGTCTGGACATGTGGCGGCTCCAGGGAAGGGGGCAGTCAATGCCGACCAGGCTTCCCGGCTCACCTGTGGCGCATTATAGCCACCTCAGATAGAAACACGATGGCCAAGTCCACGAGAGAGGGGTGGGTCCGACGCCGACAGCGGTGGGCAACTCGAAGTAACCGCTCCCGCGCGCCGGCGCGGATCGACCGGACAGTACGCGTCAGCTCACTCCTTCTCCGGGACCGGGCGGGCCGCGTGGCGGGCAGTGGGGTTGGCGATGAGGTGGCGTGGGTCGGCGGCTCGGTTGATCGCCGACTCGACGGCGGCGATCCGGTCGGCGACCAGGCCCAGGGCGCCGACCGCGCGGGCGAGCGTAGCGAGATGGGGGTCCCGTCGGCTGAAGGCTGGGGGATGGTCGTCATCAGGGCCACTGAGCGCCTGCGTACGGACGTAGGCGGTCTGCAACTCGGTCCAGCGGGCGTCCTGTTCGGGCGTGAGTGTGCCGCGCAGTTCGGCGAGTCGGAGCAGGTTGGCCTCGGCGCCGGTGGTGAGGGTCTGGGCCTCGGCGGTGTAGTGGTCGTCGATCAGCGCCGCCAGTTCGGTGTGGTTCATGACGGGCTGGACGCGCTGGGCGATCTTGTTCATGTTGCGGTAGGAGCCCTGGAGTTGGAAGGGCGGCTCGACGCGGGTGGCGTCGGCCTGCGCGGCGGAGGCGATGTACGCGGCGTTCACCGCGAGGACCGTCGCGCGAGCCGTGAGCAGGTGGCGCAGGACGGCCAGGACGCGCTCCAGTTCGGCGGGTTGGTACGTGTGGGTGAGGCGGTCGGCGTGGGCCGTTGAGTCGCCCTGGGCGAGGCGGACGAGCAGGTCGAGGTCGGCGCGGTCGCGTGCGGCGAGCGGGGCGAGGACCGGGTTGGCGGTGAGGGCGTTCTCGATGAAGCTGAGTGCGAAGGTGTCCTCCTTGCCGGTCAGGACGTCGCCGAGGTTCCAGACGTCGGCGCGGTTGGTGAGCATGTCGGGGATGCGGAAGCGGCTGCCGGACTCGGTGTAGGGGTTGCCTGCCATGCAGACCGCGAAGCGCTTGCCGCGCAGGTCGTAGGTGCGCGGTTCGCCGTCCTTCACGCCCTCGATGCGGCGGGTGGTATCGCAGAGCGGAATGAACTTCTGCAGCAGTTCGGGCGAGGTGTGCTGGATGTCGTCCAGGTACAGGAGGGTGTTGGTGCCCGCCTCCAGTGCGAAGTTGATCTTCTCGACTTCCTGGCGGGCGGTGGCGTTCGGGGCCTCGGCCGGGTCGAGAGACGTCACGGCGTGGCCGAGGGCGGGGCCGTTGACCTTGACGAGGATCATCCCGAGCCGGTCGGCGACGTACTCCATGAGGGTCGTCTTGCCGTAGCCGGGCGGGGAGATGAGCAGCAGCAGGCCGCCTGTGTCGGTGCGCTTGGACTCGCCGGTGGTGCCGAGTTGCTTGGCGAGGCTGTCGCCGATGAGCGGGAGGTAGACCTCGTCGATGAGCCGGTTGCGGACGAACACGGACATGATCCGCGGGCGGTACTCGTCGAGGCGGAGGCGGGTGCGCTCGGCGGCCACCAGCGCCGTACGCAGGCGCTGGTACGCGCGGTGCGCGGGCACTTCATGGGCGCGGAAGTCACTGGTGCGGGCCAGGAATTCGTCGACGTGGAGGGTGAGCGTGCGTCCGGTGATACGCGGGTGGGTGCCGAGCAGGCCCTCGACGGTCTCGGTCACGGGTGCGTCGGACTCGTAGCGCGGCAGGTCCGGGCAGAGCTCCGCGGCCACCGCCTCGGCCAGATCGCCGGGGGCGGTGTCCGTTCCGGTGGCGGTGGTGTACGACGTCAGCCATGCCTCGACGAGTTGCCGGCGGGCGGCCGGGTCGGCGAGGGCGGCGAGGTCGTCGTCGTAGGCCGACGTGCCCACCGTGCGGCGGAACTTGTCGAGCAGGGTGCGGCTGTCGGCGCTGATGACGAAGCCGTCGGGGCCGGTCGTCAGCTCCTCGAAGAGGTAGGCGGCCGCCGCTCGTGTGCCGATCTCCCGCGCGAGTTCGGCCACGAGGTCGTCGATGGCGGGCGCGAGACCGAACGTGTCACGGGCGCGGGCCAGGGACACCGCACGCCGGGTCCAGTTGTCGCGCTCGTCGGCCGTCGTGTCGTGCGCCCAGAAGAGGTGTGCGGCGGCGCGGGCGGCCGGCTCGTGACGCAGGAGTCCGGCGCTCTCGTGCAGGCGCAGGAGTGCGGTGAGGATCAGGGCCGCGTCGTGGTCGTGGACACCGCGCTCGTAGCCCTCGTCGTAGGCCACCTCGGCCGTCTGCCGGACCAGCGCGGGCAGGTCGTCGGCCTCCGCGAGGGCGGCCGGGCCGTGTTCGTCGAGGAGACGGGCGGCCAGGTGTTCGGCCCGGTAGACCTCGGGTGACTCCGAGGGCAGCGGGCGGTCCCAGAACGGACGGGTGGCCGCGAAGTCGGGGTCCGTGACCGGGGAGCGGTAGTCGGTGCCGGTCAGCGCGAAGGCCAGGCCCTCGCCGTGCGGGACGAGGGTGAGGTCGAGGGGTTGGGTGTTGACGGCGAAGCGGTGGGTGCCCAGGCGGAGGGTTCGGCCGTCGTCGGCGTAGAGGTCGGTGCGGTCGCGCAGGGCTCGCAGCGCCTCCTGGCGGGCGGAATTCAGGCGGCCGCCCAGCTCCTCCGCCCTGCCCTGGTCGCCGAGGCCGCGCAGTTCGGCGGCGATGCGGCGGACCTTGGCGGGCATCGGGTCGGAGGTGAAGTACGTGGCGACGGCGTCCGCGTCGGCGAGCGTGGCGGCGCGGCGGGTGATCGTCTTCAGAACGCGGTGCGCCGAGTCGGTGAGGCGTTCGGCGCGGCGGGCCCGGGTGTCGGCGAGGGTCTGCTTGCGGGCGGAGAACGTCTCGTGGATCTCGTCACGTCTGTCCGCCAGTTCGCCGAGGAAGTCGTCGAACTCGGCAAACTCCGAGAACCGCGCCTCCAGGTTCTCCACCTGCACGAGCAGGCGGGCCAGCTGCT of Streptomyces phaeolivaceus contains these proteins:
- a CDS encoding STAS domain-containing protein, which encodes MPLFRHRRRPASVPPSGLEVVRLRGDLDARSAARTGRRLLRVIETGPDVLEVDLTELHHLSPAGCAAFFAAVRAARARGTRLIITHPSDQARTAMRQIGLTYVLTHWETGTR
- a CDS encoding cation:proton antiporter yields the protein MLLVVVFGVALLIAVLLSGLAARTVLSTSLLFLVGGALVSDGFLGWIHITPDSEIVSVTADLALFAVLFTDGMHVSFPKLRENWRNPARALGLGMPLAFVGMALITHYLVGLDWTTSFLVGAVLAPTDPVFASAIVGRKEVPSKLRQLLNVESGINDGLALPVVLILIAAAGPTSGQAEASLGTIALELVLGLVFGVVLPFVVIELVRFRLLGAEPKLQPLLPLAIGVILYALCHLTHANPYLAAFAAGAVLTARSLEAKEAFEPLGEALAELAKFAALLVFGALLTPSLFGDLSFGGYVAVVLAIVLIRPASLLLSLLGTRFTRQEKLVAAWFGPKGFASVVYGLLVLQAGIPQGEEAFTLIALCIAFSIVAHSSTDVPIARLFHVDDLAGIPAGRKDADTPSKETTADARA
- a CDS encoding GNAT family N-acetyltransferase; this translates as MTGFWNADAPDGQPVRLTYVSTAAPGGTAEFILRDPCGRVIGRLRFRACHECRTGRILDLWVCDMWQRQGLGRGLVRSLFAHRRGYRWNTTLQSRPGRAFFAAMTRETTLSLPHGGPLCPHLMGWLRRTWRRLLHAY
- a CDS encoding Rv1733c family protein — translated: MATARCARVWWWRWRHNPLLRRSDVIEAWVILAGWVLALVGGLFVGLAAADAVERSADRQRVERRTVSAVLVEDAKGKVPARAAGDPRVWATVRWTAPDGSTRTGEARVSATSPVGNRVTIWIDKDGHLTAEPLTEGQARSHAAAAGLLVAAGAGGIALAAVSVIRMYLSQRRLEQWAVEWERIDTRWGRKAG
- a CDS encoding flotillin family protein, with the translated sequence MSPVVFAVIGVVVLLVLLGLVVVTRYKVAGPSEAFIVTGRRGKQATDPETGRVFTDNSGQKVVVGGGVFVVPFVQQKFTLDLSSRHIPIAVRGAVTLRGVKANLEGVAIVKVGGTEDSIRAAAQRFLMQQDGIVGFTQEVLSGALRAIVGRMSVEDIIRDRAAFASQVAEEAEASLSGQGLVLDAFQIQDITTEGSYLEDLGRPEAARAKQEADIAEAVARRAAEQARLKAEEEIAIAQRTFALKQAEIKAETDEAAARAAAAGPLAEAARQQEVLSEQEKVAERQAALTDRELDTKVRKPADAARYQAEQEAEARRIALVKEAEATAERARLTGEGEKAQRAALADAVRLEGEAEAAAIGAKGAAEADAMQKKADAFAQYGDAAVLQMLVEVLPQVVAKASEPLSAIDKMTVISTDGASQLSRTVADNVAQGLELLGSTTGVDLAELLKGITGRVGGAQPATTAPAGANGKVEITG
- a CDS encoding STAS domain-containing protein, whose amino-acid sequence is MTDPSVEMTTSGRCLVARVSGDMDYGTDLVFRAQFRELLGRGDRFIVLDLSDVSFCDSAGLSVLLGAWRQAAASGAVLVLASVPDSLQRVLQMTGADQVLRVHDTVVDAETGFGV
- a CDS encoding DNA repair ATPase encodes the protein MTTGPDTGRQDAPATAFDAGTYEVLRDRLAAQAAELARRAEALDVRRTEEFGSTRLELSGTERLRTEHTCVPRDIVTVGDVLLFGHNVFLDLKPETTVGDVFALHDRGLNRLPDHAVPGLLDDPAFVREFAALHRYYRQAHLLRLRRVDGKVLAVFQTGEKAGDIRVLRWAVTDDGRAAFLDARGERDHVFPPSHDFAWTESTREDHVLGRHPHVSIEGEVFVETVGGTLTVKVEDDTETGEGIHSEPVAEPLQSLADADIAYARVGALILLDVLPYKEDVHRYLVFNTLTRTVVRLDGIGQACRRLPEDQGIVFPGGYCLATGAYKTFDGVDTGGLEFERAVRSPNGEDVLFAFHARVEGRSLLLPYNVIRKEVATPLSCHGWALFDDGTLMVLRADAAGTDAEPQRVHPLQLWNSPYVSDDHDAARPVGTGPLARVGNADLVRGISDCLSIAGAVAETTPTSAVYEGLAGACVRAADSYHWLRDPELGDLHEPLTQVRATAQQVLAEFETLQALTRQAADALDEAAARIATVVRRLRGEVPQGAAAWVAGLTELRQAQGHLLTLKDMRYADAARIDELASAAQADLVAFGQRAVAHLAREDAFADHRADIERLATATEAIATVAEAAPLAARLEVLTDQLRTVTEVVTGLDIGDATVRTSVLARIAEVLGGVNRARARLDGRRRELQEHEGRAEFAAESALLGQAVNGAFAAADSPEACDEQLARLLVQVENLEARFSEFAEFDDFLGELADRRDEIHETFSARKQTLADTRARRAERLTDSAHRVLKTITRRAATLADADAVATYFTSDPMPAKVRRIAAELRGLGDQGRAEELGGRLNSARQEALRALRDRTDLYADDGRTLRLGTHRFAVNTQPLDLTLVPHGEGLAFALTGTDYRSPVTDPDFAATRPFWDRPLPSESPEVYRAEHLAARLLDEHGPAALAEADDLPALVRQTAEVAYDEGYERGVHDHDAALILTALLRLHESAGLLRHEPAARAAAHLFWAHDTTADERDNWTRRAVSLARARDTFGLAPAIDDLVAELAREIGTRAAAAYLFEELTTGPDGFVISADSRTLLDKFRRTVGTSAYDDDLAALADPAARRQLVEAWLTSYTTATGTDTAPGDLAEAVAAELCPDLPRYESDAPVTETVEGLLGTHPRITGRTLTLHVDEFLARTSDFRAHEVPAHRAYQRLRTALVAAERTRLRLDEYRPRIMSVFVRNRLIDEVYLPLIGDSLAKQLGTTGESKRTDTGGLLLLISPPGYGKTTLMEYVADRLGMILVKVNGPALGHAVTSLDPAEAPNATARQEVEKINFALEAGTNTLLYLDDIQHTSPELLQKFIPLCDTTRRIEGVKDGEPRTYDLRGKRFAVCMAGNPYTESGSRFRIPDMLTNRADVWNLGDVLTGKEDTFALSFIENALTANPVLAPLAARDRADLDLLVRLAQGDSTAHADRLTHTYQPAELERVLAVLRHLLTARATVLAVNAAYIASAAQADATRVEPPFQLQGSYRNMNKIAQRVQPVMNHTELAALIDDHYTAEAQTLTTGAEANLLRLAELRGTLTPEQDARWTELQTAYVRTQALSGPDDDHPPAFSRRDPHLATLARAVGALGLVADRIAAVESAINRAADPRHLIANPTARHAARPVPEKE